Proteins encoded by one window of Hyphomicrobiales bacterium:
- a CDS encoding ornithine cyclodeaminase family protein produces the protein MLFIHNDVVETVLTMADCIDALEKAFRQIPSGGAIHRPRIDMYVPCERDDGYYRWGTMEGANDGIFAIRMKSDVMTWPRDAAGNPRENKYCVQPGTFCGLIMLFSTRNGEPLALINDGVLQHMRVGAGAGIGAKHLARRDAATVGMLGSGGMARTFLEAFCTVRDIRSVKVYSPTRENREQYAREMSEKLAIEAIPVDSAREAVRGVDILSTCTDSMAPTFEADWLEPGMHVSMLGPAEISQAALSRFDVKVRQGAGGLKLEEGERVLSEIGHSPVAFVAGSAEEMKRLPPQTKSVGFGGDFPDYCDLVEGRAVGRENDRQITFYHNMGNQGLQFSAAGGLVYRKAKELGLGRSLPTEWFLQDIRD, from the coding sequence ATGCTGTTCATCCATAACGACGTGGTCGAGACGGTCCTGACCATGGCCGACTGCATCGACGCCCTGGAAAAAGCGTTCCGCCAGATCCCGAGCGGCGGGGCGATCCACCGGCCGCGCATCGACATGTATGTGCCGTGCGAGCGCGACGACGGCTATTACCGCTGGGGCACGATGGAAGGCGCCAACGACGGGATCTTCGCCATCCGCATGAAGTCCGACGTCATGACCTGGCCGCGCGACGCGGCGGGCAACCCGCGGGAGAACAAATATTGCGTCCAGCCGGGCACCTTCTGCGGCCTGATCATGCTGTTCAGCACCCGGAACGGCGAGCCGCTGGCGCTGATCAATGACGGCGTGCTGCAGCATATGCGGGTGGGCGCGGGCGCCGGCATCGGGGCCAAGCATCTCGCGCGCCGCGACGCCGCCACGGTCGGCATGCTCGGCTCCGGCGGCATGGCGCGCACCTTTCTCGAGGCGTTTTGCACGGTGCGGGACATCCGTTCGGTCAAGGTCTACAGCCCGACGCGCGAGAACCGCGAGCAATATGCCAGGGAAATGAGCGAAAAACTCGCCATCGAGGCGATCCCGGTGGACAGCGCGCGGGAGGCGGTCCGCGGCGTCGACATCTTGTCGACCTGCACCGACTCCATGGCGCCGACCTTCGAGGCCGACTGGCTGGAGCCCGGCATGCATGTGTCGATGCTCGGCCCGGCGGAGATCAGCCAGGCGGCGCTTTCGCGCTTCGACGTCAAGGTACGGCAGGGCGCGGGCGGGCTGAAGCTCGAGGAAGGCGAGCGCGTCCTGTCGGAGATCGGGCACAGCCCCGTCGCCTTTGTCGCCGGCAGCGCGGAGGAGATGAAGCGGCTGCCGCCGCAGACGAAATCGGTGGGGTTTGGCGGCGACTTTCCGGACTACTGCGATCTGGTGGAAGGGCGGGCCGTCGGCCGCGAGAACGACCGGCAGATCACTTTCTACCACAATATGGGCAATCAGGGGCTGCAGTTCTCCGCCGCCGGCGGCTTGGTCTACCGCAAGGCCAAAGAGCTCGGCCTCGGGCGCAGCCTGCCCACCGAGTGGTTTTTGCAGGACATCCGCGACTGA